From a single Myotis daubentonii chromosome 5, mMyoDau2.1, whole genome shotgun sequence genomic region:
- the IGIP gene encoding LOW QUALITY PROTEIN: IgA-inducing protein homolog (The sequence of the model RefSeq protein was modified relative to this genomic sequence to represent the inferred CDS: deleted 1 base in 1 codon) — MCSYYHMKKHCVSGCNITILAVMFSHLSAGNSPCGNQANVLCISRLEFVQYQS; from the exons ATGTGTAGTTATTATCATATGAAGAAGCACTGTGTGTCAGGCTGTAATATA ACCATACTTGCTGTCATGTTCTCCCATCTCAGTGCTGGGAACTCACCATGTGGAAACCAAGCAAATGTGTTGTGCATCAGCCGGCTTGAGTTTGTTCAATATCAAAGCTGA